The following are from one region of the Melitaea cinxia chromosome 7, ilMelCinx1.1, whole genome shotgun sequence genome:
- the LOC123655340 gene encoding uncharacterized protein LOC123655340 isoform X2, whose translation MYKVMTKCLFVMLTVNTLQSVGSINCYQCSGTDSNAPFECNEYLESDTNLVPSDCEGIHDAQYCIKHVGRFEGLECIQCNSSSTLECGDGLINLDGGILKATSCDHVFNAQYCIKLTGGISTKRFCSSLDLGNYCNYVQLPGDKLEYRTCIYTCSIDGCNGASSIQVTALYFLSVLLITNYILRF comes from the exons ATGTATAAAGTGATgacaaaatgtttatttgtaatgttGACAGTAAATACGTTACAATCAG tgGGTTCTATAAACTGTTACCAGTGTTCTGGGACTGACTCAAATGCACCATTTGAGTGTAATGAGTATTTAGAGTCTGATACCAATTTAGTTCCAAGTGATTGTGAAGGCATTCATGATGCTCAATATTGCATCAAACATGTTGGGAGGTTTGAAG GGTTAGAATGTATCCAATGTAATTCCTCGTCCACATTGGAATGTGGTGATGGACTTATAAACCTGGACGGTGGGATTTTGAAGGCTACGTCCTGTGATCATGTGTTCAATGCACAGTATTGTATCAAATTAACAG gTGGGATTAGCACAAAGAGATTTTGCTCATCTTTAGATTTAGGAAACTACTGTAACTACGTACAACTGCCTGGCGATAAATTGGAATATAGAACTTGCATTTACACATGTAGCATTGATGGATGCAACGGAGCTTCTAGTATTCAAGTGACAgcattatattttttgtcagtGTTGCTTATAACAAATTATATCTTaagattttaa
- the LOC123655340 gene encoding U-scoloptoxin(05)-Sm1a isoform X1, whose product MYKVMTKCLFVMLTVNTLQSVGSINCYQCSGTDSNAPFECNEYLESDTNLVPSDCEGIHDAQYCIKHVGRFEGGISTKRFCSSLDLGNYCNYVQLPGDKLEYRTCIYTCSIDGCNGASSIQVTALYFLSVLLITNYILRF is encoded by the exons ATGTATAAAGTGATgacaaaatgtttatttgtaatgttGACAGTAAATACGTTACAATCAG tgGGTTCTATAAACTGTTACCAGTGTTCTGGGACTGACTCAAATGCACCATTTGAGTGTAATGAGTATTTAGAGTCTGATACCAATTTAGTTCCAAGTGATTGTGAAGGCATTCATGATGCTCAATATTGCATCAAACATGTTGGGAGGTTTGAAG gTGGGATTAGCACAAAGAGATTTTGCTCATCTTTAGATTTAGGAAACTACTGTAACTACGTACAACTGCCTGGCGATAAATTGGAATATAGAACTTGCATTTACACATGTAGCATTGATGGATGCAACGGAGCTTCTAGTATTCAAGTGACAgcattatattttttgtcagtGTTGCTTATAACAAATTATATCTTaagattttaa